The window ATATCCCAAATTCTACCCTGGGACTCCGCTTTGATTGACGCTGTCAGGCAAGAATTGATTTATTGCTGCAAAACGCTATTATTGAACATATTGTTCGGTTAAACCCAATACGTGCCCTGCGGAATCTTTGGTGTCAAGAAGCTACGTCGTTAGCTAAGTAGCTAACGCCCGCAATCAATCGAGGGTTTGAAGGATTAGCAAGATTTTAGGGTTCATTAATTACTTAATATCGATTAATTTAGAAGATCTCATATCAAAATTATCGGCGTTAACCTGGAACACAATTTATTGTTTCCTCAAATCACAGAAAAGTCTCCAAAGTGGTCACTCATTAACTGTTTGCAGAGTCACCGCTATATAGTTCGaaatagaaaatacagattATTTATATCAGAGGTGGGGGCAAGTGGTTTATTTAATATCTCCGAGCACGTGTGTGCTTTATGTTAAGTCTAACCTATGAGACAGATTGAGAATTGTGTATTTTCAATGCCCATATTTTTATTGCGCCTATGCAGGGATTGCTAAAATATGCCGTCAATGAGAAATGAAAGCTCTGGAAGAATTCCTCCTCTCGGCATGTCAAGTTTAGTGACGGGATATCTCAGCGCTCGTGCTCCGTTTCTGAGGGATATAAAATTTCTAGTTGTGAATGAAATCGTTCCACGATAATAATCATTTGTGGCTTTGTTGTGGCGGCCCGTTTTGGCCGCGTGCATTGGGATCGGGAAGCGGTCCAGAGTGCGTGCGCGGGCGCGCGCGCGTGCAGGCAAAGCAGACTCGCAGGCCGTCAGCGTGGCAGCGCTCTGCAGGACGTGACCAAAATGATGGGTTTGGACAGCACTGCAGCAACACACTCAACCCACCAAACACTCTTTAGGATGGGGCCGTATCTTATTGCACATATCTGCTCGCACATGATGGCTCAATTTCCGTGCATGCCctcaaaaatgccatttttttttaaattttaaaaaagccttTCTCCCatgtatatgtattttacatAGAGTTGTATTCTTTTTAAGCCTCGGGTTATGGTTTTCACTCATGTAATGTGTGCACCCATTTTAGgcatttccgtgttttttttacatttgccaTCCTTGTTTACTTTTGAAACCTGCAGGAATGCACGAAGCAAcgaattttttgttatttttggggggtttataATTGCAAACTTGCAATTCTATTTGAAGGTTGCCGCCACCTTTTCCCACACTAATGGCGGCATTTAAATATTGATGGACGTATGAATCAAAATGTCGAATTAAAACTTTTAATTAAATGATGGTAAATGATGGCAAATTAGAAGCGTTCACTGCGAATTTGCGCAAATGTTACCATTTAAAATGCGGCATGTCCTATAGATCTGTGGAAATTTTATATTACATAACcgaaactgtaaaaaaaaaaaatatacgtcCGATGCCTTGCCAGAAACGTCTAATATTTCACTAAACGGCTAATTTCAAATGGTTTCGTTTGTGGATTCCTGCTGGAATTACGGTGTAAAAGTGTAAAATTATTGAATTGAAAGCTGAAATTATTTTGAGTATTTCAAAGGATTAAATGTAACAGAAAAGAAATAAGATCGCATGCagtttgtaaatacatttatgtGTTTGATTCGTCTTTTACAACGTGAAGTCATGTGCGGCGGAATTCTACTTTGTCGCTCAGTTTTGAGGCAAATCTCCTCAACGGGTGTTCAATTGGACTCTAAGAAAAACACCTTTGGATGACTATTTGGACTTTGTTCCGGACTCGTGCAACGGTTCTGTCAGTCAGCGCGTGACACGACGACCACGAGTGAACGTGTTGCTGTTGTACAGAGGAGGTCCctgcatgaccccccccccaccccccctccctgcACGCCTGCGTGCACGCAAGTGTTGAGCGCATCTTCGCGCATGTTAATGAGCTTCGAGAAGCTCCGGTGACAGTTTGCGGCTAAAGGCCAATCAGAAGCAGAGCCGAGAGCTGCAGAGACGAGAAGACGAGCGGCGTGTTGAGGTTGTGCACGCACGAGTTCTTTGACGGAAGAagcattttctgttttcttgaacttggcttttattttgattttgttgtggGGTGGAGGGGCGCGGTGGACGCGCACACTTGGAAGCTGTCACCGTCTCAGCGTGGATTTTGTGCAAGGTAGAACTCATGAAACCATCTTCTTCCCGGTGTGGACGCTCTGATGATGTCTACGGCTCTCATGCCTGACACTCTCAATGGCCCCGACCCGTCCAAATCGGCCTTTCTCGAGTTTGGACACGGCCACCCGGCTCAGCAGACGCGCTCTCCGGCGAGGCTCCCGGCTCACGTTTACCCCGTGCAAGGCTTCCACGCCGCCGGCCACCCGCAGCACGACGGCTCCTTCCCGGCCGGCGCGTCGTCCTATGGCCGCCCTTTGGGCTACGCCTACCCCGGCGCCTCGAATCCGCACCCCCCGTCTGCTTACATGCACTACCAGCAGCacaacagcagcaacagcagcttAGGCAGCCTGCACGACCGATCGGAGCACGCAGGTATGCGCCTCGAGGCTCCGCAAATGGGCGCAAATACCGCACAGGGCGAGCGTCTTTGCGCTCATCCGCATTATGGCGAACTGCTTTTTAATATCCACAAATTATTGAAGTTAGTAAGCACATTCAGTCGCCATACCCAACAAGGCCAGGATGTCAACACTGAGTGGCTTATACGGGAGCAAGATTGTGAAACTCATTCGTCCAAACTGTACAGTACACTAAAGAGAAGTAAAGGAAGGTTCTACAACAACTATGCGGTATATCGGAGAACAGTTTGGGGTTCTATTTGTCACACGTTCTTGGTGGTTCTTTATTGACACAACCATTATTCACTGATGTAGCACCAAAACCAAACGCATGCTGGGTTACAGTTGTACAGAACTTTGCGTGGAGCTCCCAGAGAACCCCAGGGGTCTACAGTGGTGCTATGCAGAACCGCGGAAAtcccttcaatttttttttttttttgagagtaTGGTTCTTGGTTCGATTTTTAACAATCATCAGAATATGAAATAAGAAGTTATGGAAAATATAGTAgcaatcaaatgtttttgtgtaaattgagatttgatttaaaaattttaaaaaattgcaatttaggtcaagcttccaaaatgaaaacaaaaatattaatttgctTCAGTGGgccacaaaataaatatgtcatGGGCCGAATCATGCCCCGGGGCCTTGACTTTGATACCCGTGTTGTACAGCAAAGGCACATTTGCCaaatagctttttttccccaccgtaATTCACAGGAAGCACTAACAAAACATGATAcctttgtacatatttttaataatttttggtGAAAATGTACGACTAGGTTGCTAGAAAAGGGAGCCTCAAACTTgcaccatcctttttttttttttttttggctctatCCGTCAAAATGGCGACGTTTCAGGAatttctcctcctcccccccagATCACGACAAGTCCCCCGCGCTGGACGGCAGGGACGCGCGTTTGAACGGCAAAGGGAAGAAGACCAGGAAACCCCGAACCATCTACTCCAGCCTGCAGCTGCAGGCCCTGCACCAGCGCTTCCAGCAGACCCAGTACTTGGCCCTCCCGGAACGCGCGGACCTGGCGGCCAAACTGGGACTCACTCAGACTCAGGTGGTTGCCGGTCACCGTCGTTCACAAtctattgcaaaaaaaaaaaaaatgtcgcacCAGCCAACAAGAAGTCTGtcggtttatatatatatatatatatatatatatatataaagattttgcaattgagataaaagcactgaAAAAAAGTAGGCCTCCTGTACTCAaaataggtgtgtgtgtgtgtgtgtgttttctaatttaattttataacgTAACGTCTGACTtatcactcccccccccccaaaaaaaaaaaaaaacacacacaaacaaaaacaagtaagTTCATGACACTTTAGATCCTGCGGTTTTGTCTCCAGATGTGATAATTACACGCAGTTCAATTACATGTCGCTACTTGAAATTACTTTTTGGATGATCGAACATTAAGCTTGATCACGTGTTAGAACGCTGCAGGCCATAAATCTCATTAAgacgcttttttttcttcttatgttGTCACGCGCGCAGCTTTCAAcctcccaaataaaaaaaatcatctgcaatttttaaatcataatgTTACTGATCTTTAAAACGATGATTAATAGCAATTTAGCGGCGTTTTGGACACCTGCAGCAGATGtactttctaatattttgacttttccaACATGCGAAATTGTTCGCCGCCACTGCGAAGACCGCacgaaaatatgtatttttttatttttaaataaatgtttttctaaaACAAAAGCATTGCACCGTTACTATCCTTACgaatattacatttatttttgctttcaatGTTTGCACGGGCCTTCGTTTTGAAAGTGTACCTAATGCTCTGTCCGTTTCCCCGTGATTTCGTTTCACGCGAGATGACGTGTGAGAGGCGGAAAACAATTTGATTGGCTGTCAAAATATGTCACGGGCGTAGATCGATCAACAAAGAGGGCTCATTTGTGGCGAAAAATCATTTTCCGAGTGAAATTGGATCGTTTACCGCAGCGCCCGATGACGTGCGCGCTCACATccacccgtccattttcttagccgcttatcatcacaagggtcgcgggatgcACGCTCATTCATTGAGTCCaattaatgaaaatgtgaatgtgattggacGTGATCTTTTGGTGTTGCAGGTGAAAATCTGGTTTCAGAACAAGCGCTCCAAGTACAAAAAGGTCATGAGGCACGGGAGCGGACCGGAGGGGGAACACCTGAGCAGCACCAGCTCGGCGTCGCCCTGCTCCCCCCACGGGATGGCGCAACTTTGGGACGTGTCCGCGGCCTCCAAAGCGGCCGGCCCGGTGTACCCCAACAATTACATGAACCCTTTGGGCCACTGGTACCCCAACCAACATCCCCACCACCAGGAAGCCATGTCGAGGCACCCCATGATGTGAGTGGATTCGTGGGAGgcgcggggtggggtggggtggggggacgggGGCGTCATTGAATTTTTATCCACCAGGTCGTGTATTTTTTGGATTATGCGCCAATTTGACGCGTCATTTGACGGGACAAAAGACACTGAAGAGGACCTTTGTAACGTGTGCGCAATTTCtggatactgtacatttttattctttttttttttcatttttttgcacgaGTATCATCAGAGACATTTTCCGTTGCATTCGCTGAGTATTAAGACGACAAGCAGATGTCGGACGAGCCTTATTGTGACTTTCAGTGATGACAAACTTGGCTCCTTTTTCTTGTTCCACGTCGCGGGCGCGAGCGCGCGCGTCCGAACGGAACAATGCAACAAATCCGTGcgagctgcaaataaggatcagaaatctatttttgtttttattgaacgCATAAAGATTGGTGAACTGCTGCTATGACTTTTGATgagatgtccccccccccccatattacTACAGGAACTGCATTGGatgcaaacttaaaaaaaaaaaaaactcaaattcaattaaaaataccagtgaagaaaaaagacatgcttttatgtattttatttatgtatttccaaATAATATTACAATTAGGTAGCACTTTTTGAAGGGGTGCAgtcatttaaaaagttttttttttaaaaaaaaacaacaacttacatttccataaattttcttttgaataaagCTCCGCATTGTCTCATCtgtgttaaaatatgatttcccTCCAATAAACCATCCATGTTTGGGTCAAAtaacttcagaaaaaaatatgtaattgtgTCCATTACAAACACCTTTTCTAAATCCCTTCAAATGATCTAATACAGATTTtaaatccccccacccccaacgtGTTGCAATCATCACAGTACTTTCTGCTTGTTACAATCTTTATAAAAAATGATGTAACCGAATTTATCCACCTAAAATTACCCCGAAGAGTACCTCACTCTCTTTTGTTGATTGACAGCATTTGAACCCAAATTCCTTCATGGGTGAACCGGCACCTAGTTTGGAGCTCTATTTGTGTCTTATTTGCATCAAGCCAGGAGTGGACGCGCTGAAGAAGTCACTTAAGCACCCCCAACCCAACCCCGCCCCACTTCAAATTTCTCTCTTTACCAGTCACGTTTATATTTTTCCTGCAATAAGCGAGGCCTTTCGTCACTGATGCTGATTACTCACCTTGTCGAATTATCGCTAATTTCACATCTCTAGATGAGAATCATAGCATGTGGATGTCGACCGGATGAATTTTTCAAACAGGAACAAAGCCTGCCGACCTAACCCTAATGCAGGCACAGTGAAGTGGGACGGTCCAAAAACTTTGTGCGTAGGTCCGTTGGGTTTTTGATCGTGCATTGGGAATAAAAGGCATCCCAATGCCGAAGCAGGCCACCGGGGGCGATTCTCCTCACTGACGTGACGAGTGACGCTATTCGGTTTCCTCTCCGGCGATCCTCGACTTCGCTTCCACGAGACCCGATGCGACCTTCCGCCGACatccgggagggggggggggggggggtcgatcgACTTTGGCAGGCGTCGGGCTCGCACACAAATGCGCTATTGTGTTTACATCCTTGCAGATGACATTATGTTGACTTATGCTCGCTCTCTGGAGACTCATCCCCAAACCATAATCGTCCTCAACTCGAGTCCTCACCCTCGAATGCGAATGATTTATGGGATGGCGACGGACTCGCTCTTTGTTCCCGGAACGGTTGCGTTGGAGCCCATCTGATGTGGATCAGCGTACTGTATTCATATGttatccaacaacaacaaaaaataatacaagtacAGCAAAAGCTTTCAAAAGGTCGGTGACCCTATAACACactgcagggggaaaaaatgtccaaaacttacaattttgaaaaaaattatttcataaaacccaagtcactgatggtgtagtggtacacacgcctgctttTGGTACGTGCAGCTTGGGTTCCATTCccggtcagtgatggtgtcgatatctgccctgtgactgaccgtCGACCAGTTCACGGCGTAGTccccctttcgcccgaagctagctgggataggctccagctttcctgcgaccctggtgaggataagcggcttggataatgacatgacataaacCCTACGAATGTGAGCCGCTGACATCCCACTGCAAGATTTATACGCACAAAAGGTTTGGGGTCGCTGTTGCTGTCATCGTGAAATTATTACCGCTTGTCGATACGGCTGTTGTTGTGCCCATTGTTCTCTCGTCGCTCCCACAGCTGCGCGATCTCTTTCATCCTGTGATATTTCCACGCAATATTTCCCCTCTGTCGCTCTACTCCGAGGATTGCGGTCTCCCTATGGATCTTGGGTCCTCTTTGAGGTTCCTCGGTCGCCGACTGCTTGCAGGTGTTTTTCAGGACTTTGCTTCTTAATACCCAATTTGTAAAATGCGCTTTCAATTTTAAATTGACTCAACACGCGTTGctaatattttgatttaaatacATATGTTCCCCATGATGGGCGTCACGGTGGtaaagctggtaaagccttcgcctcacagttctggggtcccgggttcaatcctggacccgcctgtgtggagtttgcatgttctccctgtgccttgcgtgggttttctcctagcactcaggtttcctcccacattccaaaaacatgcgacatcaattggacactctaaattgcccctaggtgtgattgtgagcacggctcaatgtgccctgcgattggctggcaaccagtttagggtgtaccccgcctcctgcccattgacagctgggataggctccagcactccctgcgaccctcatgaggataagcggtgaagaaaatggatgaatggatgttctcCATGATACCGTACAGTGTTTCTACATTATTATTCCTTCGTTGAGATCAGTTTCTCATTCACACCGCCGACCTGGAACCAAATGAAGGTTCAGAGTCGGGATTTGAACAACGTCCCCTTCGCTACCAAACCACAACAATGAACAAAGTGTCATATAACGGCAAAACGTTCCATGCCGTTGTTTTTAGATTTTGCCACGGCGTTATGAGGAAGGCGTGTTACTTTACAAGTCGGATCAtgtgcagtacagtatattaaaatcCTCTTGCGCAAGTCCCCACAATATGAGGAAAAgcggtaaacacacacacacacatcattacTGTACAGACTTGGAGCCTGGACCCCATATGGAAATTATACAGAAAAGAGATTTACACACTCGTTAATCTTTATCATGTCTTGCTGCTCGTAGGCAAGCAGTTCAGCAATCCCTTTTGCATTACGGAGGTTGAGAGTTCAAATCTGCACCtgtcttcctgtgtggagttgtgtgATGTTTCCCCCAGGGGTCTGGGAAACCAGGATACAGGTGAGGTGACTCCAAGATCTGTTTGACGCCTCCCCTTGTGAGGTGTTGCGGACAGCCAGGAGGCCCCCGGGATGAACGAGGACACGCCAAAGAGATGGTCGCTTCTGGTTTGTGAAAGTCTCAGAGGAGGTGGTTCCGGGAAGTCCGCCTAGGTCGCCGAGTTGAGGAGGAGTCGTTGCTGTTCGTGGTCAAGTCGCGCTCAAGACGTGGACTTGACCAACCGAGTCAGCCAGGGTTCACAAATCCACAGCTGTCCCGTCCTCGCCGATATCGTTCATTTGTGTTTACAGCAAACGGGAGCATGTGCGGAAtccccaccacccacccacccaccggGGCTCGGTCCGGACCGGGTCTGCGTGCCGGACAGCTGCTGGAAGTCTTTCCATCGTCGAGGAGCCCTCGACCTCCGCCTAAACCCGCATTCTTGATCCCCCGAGACGAGCGCTGACACTATCCTGTTGACTGCGGAACGAGGTAAAGGCCTCGCTGGGACCTCAGCGCCACTTCTGTTTAGAACCATCTTGtggggttccccccccccacccactatGCAGGATCACATTCGAGTTCAATAGTTCGCCTCCATTGGCTGATTCCACTCGTTCATTTTTAGCGATAACACACTCGCACGCATTTGTCTTCAGCACAAatggtcccccccaccccctcgccCCGCGAAGGGCGGGCCGAGGACCACACACGGCGGGCGGTCGTGATGTCCACCTCTGGGCGATCACATGACCTCTGCGTGATAATGAGCAAATATCAATTCACATCTGCGACACGACAACAAAACAACGGAACATGAAGGCAACCGATGGCGAATTTCGGGGGCGCTGATGTGGCGGAAATGGGACTGAAGTTGTGGGCGATGACTCTTTGGAGTACAATGAATACATAAATGTCATttggaaaatcaaaataaaaagttatgAGGGTGACATAAATCAtccaataaaaaaaggaaaacaaacgaGCTATTTCTACGTGAATGTAATCAGAATCATATTTTTGCTCCCTCGCTTATTATTTATGgcagcatatttaaaaaaaaaacataatgagaTGATACAATattgaacacaaatgaaaagGAATATTCCTGATATTTTAGATGtgcttaaaatcttttttttttttttactgaaacatTTCTGAgtaagatttttatttatttctcgataaggacatttttaaatgcactttaTGTAATGTGTTTCTatggagatttatttttttgctggctGCAAACACTGGAATGATATAAATTTTGAATaagatgaatatatatatatatgtatatatatatatatatatatatatatatatatatatatatatatatatatatatatatataacagtgATATTTTGACTGCAATTCTTACTGCTAGTGAATTCAGAGCAAGCTGAGCCAAATCAAGATCCGAAACAAAACACGAACCCGCTCGTACTATATAACTTGTTTCCACatgattataaaaatatttgattttgttctatttttcaacggcaatgattttaaaaaaaaaatcaaggaaacACAAACACCTCAGCCTGGTTGTGCaattggattttttatttttttttttttggaggggggggggggagtctcaAATTATTCATCCTCAACCCCTGTAGTTAATTTTCCTAAATGTTTGCTTGTTGGTGGGCTCGTCCATCaagacccccccctcccattctCACCCCCCCACAAAcagacacatgcaaacacacactcgCTCACTCAACAGAGCCGCAATAAAACCCAGAGACTCCATCTTGTCTGCGATCGCGTCCCCTCCTCCTGCGGCGCGCGTCAAtgttgccccccaaaaaaaccactCATCCgcaaaacttgtttttgttttttaactgcgTGTTTTATGACGTCATCTACTTTGTTCACCGCCAACCAGCTTGAGGTAGTCGGCTGGGGAAACGAGTTTCCCTCACATTTCAGATTCATTAGTCTACTTTTTAATTGTCAGGGCAACTCCTGAGAGGtacaatagcaaaaaaaaaaaataaaaataaaaaattctatACGTACTTATgtaataagatttttttttaatttgaacctGCACTCACGGGACAATTCATTAGGGATGCTTGCACTGTTTAATACATCAAGAATTATCGCCCTTTTTAAATTCACCTATCCTTTTTtgtgatccgcttatcctcacgagggtcgcgggagctttctttaaattatgattattatttgcttttttgtaatatttcccTCCGTCTGTACCTAAAATTAGCGCGacgacgttttttttaaaaaaacacaagctaTACACAGTACAACACTGCAAGTCGGGCGAAACAAAAATCATATCTCTTTTTTCTTGGTTCTGATTCGATTGGGGAATTGAAGACGGGCGACGTTTAGGAACAGGGTCCGGACACACAAAGTGTAATTAACACCTTTATTCAAAGGACAAGAAGGTCAAAGGGGCAACTAATGACATGAATATAAAAATGACTTCCGCGTCGAGAACCACGAGCGAGTCgttcaaacaaatatgatcaTAACGGTGGTTCTATATAAACATATTTACAGCCttcgactgttttttttttttttttttttttacaaatcctTATAAATATGACCTGAGTTTCATGGGGCGCCCggcatgaattattattattattattattattattattggaaaGTACTAACAGCACATTCCCCCTCCCTCTCGTTATTGTGTGGTTATtgttttgaacaaaacaaaaaaaaaaaaaataacgttcCGATCCATTTACAAAAAAGGAGGACGTGGGGAATATAACAGAGGAGTtgaataacttaaaaaaaaaaagaaaaaaacgtcatATGTCCTTTAAATATGTCGTTACAAGTGATCACAAATCCCTTATGTGCTTTGTCAATGGATGAAGAAAAAGTTCTGGTCTGGATCATCTCTTTAGGTCTGCTCCCGGTCAAAAGGTCTTTCAGCACAGTCATTTTTTGGGTAGACctcgttttaaaaatattatatatatatatatatatagatatctatatatatatatataaaataggtgggggtggggaggtcCGTGTTAATAAACAGCTCCCACGCTCTGTGGTTGCACCGTGTGGTGCACGGTGCCCGGGAGCTGTAGGTGGGGTCCCTGCTGCTGGTACCAGTGGTTGCTGTAATCGTCCATGTAGGGGGGCGACGAGCTGTGGGTCGGCTGCGCCTGCACCTGAGCTCGGCTTTGCGGGGTGCTGACCCCGTTGTCCCACGGGGCCGGGGAGGGCGGCGAGTTGCACGCCATGGAGTCGCTGGCGTTCGGGCTGT of the Syngnathoides biaculeatus isolate LvHL_M chromosome 22, ASM1980259v1, whole genome shotgun sequence genome contains:
- the dlx4b gene encoding homeobox protein Dlx4b, which translates into the protein MMSTALMPDTLNGPDPSKSAFLEFGHGHPAQQTRSPARLPAHVYPVQGFHAAGHPQHDGSFPAGASSYGRPLGYAYPGASNPHPPSAYMHYQQHNSSNSSLGSLHDRSEHADHDKSPALDGRDARLNGKGKKTRKPRTIYSSLQLQALHQRFQQTQYLALPERADLAAKLGLTQTQVKIWFQNKRSKYKKVMRHGSGPEGEHLSSTSSASPCSPHGMAQLWDVSAASKAAGPVYPNNYMNPLGHWYPNQHPHHQEAMSRHPMM